From Synechococcus sp. A10-1-5-1, a single genomic window includes:
- the gatC gene encoding Asp-tRNA(Asn)/Glu-tRNA(Gln) amidotransferase subunit GatC, whose amino-acid sequence MSNISADDVRKVAKLARLELPEEKIATYTGQLERILDYVDQLQAVDTDGVPATTRAVEVVNVTREDTVVPTEVREQLLDEAPLREGDFFRVPKILAD is encoded by the coding sequence ATGAGCAACATCAGCGCCGACGACGTCCGCAAGGTGGCCAAGCTGGCTCGCCTGGAACTGCCCGAAGAGAAAATCGCGACCTACACCGGTCAACTCGAGCGGATCCTCGACTACGTCGACCAGCTGCAAGCAGTCGATACCGATGGCGTTCCCGCCACCACCCGCGCCGTTGAAGTGGTCAATGTGACCCGCGAAGACACCGTGGTGCCGACCGAGGTGCGCGAGCAGTTGCTGGATGAGGCGCCCCTACGGGAAGGCGACTTCTTCCGCGTTCCCAAAATCCTGGCGGACTGA